Proteins encoded by one window of Microplitis mediator isolate UGA2020A chromosome 1, iyMicMedi2.1, whole genome shotgun sequence:
- the LOC130663055 gene encoding prion-like-(Q/N-rich) domain-bearing protein 25, with protein sequence MQFNETSCEPIIGGFCSKDDECKISNSQCINNRCECEAFYSPLYNKQCLPTLLGWNCEYDDDCRNLFSAKCSKNKKCICQSNHVPFNNTMCAPLLGEYCWNDEQCITNNSVCVNHACQCNHDFTEQSNNECIDEFLDVFCEKNQHCERAPNAKCSEKRKKCFCNSSHVKLSEIACAPLLGEFCGYNDTCGANESTCINNQCSCQLNYVRDSNYKCLPVLLGLACRADHDCSKIKYAKCSDDNKCICKSNYLQLTSKTCAALIGEYCVESSDCHPMYSRCFRRVCRCADGFVRQSNNRCLSSYLKIYCGNNNDCGHVMHSICSENNECVCIENHIALNETTCSPLLNEPCLNNEGCATSNAVCVDNKCQCKRNYLHQSDNYCIPERLKGTCDCNLDCKAIKHAKCSIDKKCVCKENYVSINETTCEPIKYHFCPAKKQCYAKSNYCRQNNDCDDSERRYCSENQTCICKPTYIELNEICQPIIGGYCSKNEDCLPDNTFCFFNVCLCNYSFIARSSDECIPVSLGMPCESDADCKFIKNAKCSNGKICICIGNSISLDEFTCTVVIRGSCLNDDQCYIAHSNCVNNICQCKPEYLSASDIQCVKTSLLADCSVRSDCRDALRMDCSNDNKCVCKPNHITLLNQSCVPFLGGFCWLEDQCVIKNSDCIGNSCECKPGYVKVSINSCVQPLDY encoded by the exons atgcagtttAATGAAACATCGTGTGAGCCAATTATAGGTggattttgttcaaaagatgacgaatgtaaaatttcaaactcacAATGTATTAATAATCGATGCGAATGTGAAGCTTTTTATTCACCTTTATACAATAAACAATGTTTACCAA CTTTGTTAGGATGGAATTGCGAATATGATGACGATTGTAGGAATTTATTCAGTGCAAAgtgttcaaaaaataaaaaatgtatttgtcAATCGAATCACGTTCCTTTTAATAACACAATGTGTGCTCCATTACTGGGTGAATATTGTTGGAATGATGAACAATGTATAACAAATAATTCTGTTTGTGTCAACCATGCATGTCAATGCAATCACGATTTTACAGAACAATCAAACAATGAATGTATTGATG agtTTTTAGACgtattttgtgaaaaaaatcaacattGCGAAAGGGCACCGAACGCCAAATGCTCAGAAAAgaggaaaaaatgtttttgtaacAGTAGTCATGTAAAACTGAGTGAAATAGCTTGTGCACCGTTATTGGGAGAATTTTGTGGTTACAATGACACATGTGGCGCGAATGAATCGACTTGTATTAATAACCAATGTTCATGCCAACTTAACTATGTGCGAGATTCTAATTATAAATGCTTACCTG tctTATTGGGACTTGCGTGTAGAGCAGATCATGActgtagtaaaataaaatatgcgAAATGTTCTGACGACAATAAGTGCATTTGCAAATCGAATTATCTACAGTTAACCAGTAAAACATGTGCAGCGCTTATTGGAGAATATTGTGTGGAAAGTAGTGATTGTCATCCCATGTACTCTCGTTGTTTTCGTAGAGTATGTCGATGCGCGGATGGCTTCGTTCGGCAATCTAATAACCGATGTTTGTCAA GTTATCTTAAGATATACTGTGGTAATAATAACGACTGTGGTCATGTGATGCATTCAATATGCTCGGAGAATAACGAATGTGTTTGTATTGAAAATCACATTGCATTAAATGAGACAACGTGTTCACCTTTGTTAAATGAACCATGTTTGAACAATGAAGGATGTGCAACATCTAATGCTGTTTGCGTTGACAATAAATGTCAATGTAAacgtaattatttacatcaGTCTGATAATTATTGCATACCAG agcGTTTGAAGGGTACCTGCGATTGTAATTTAGATTGTAAGGCTATAAAACATGCAAAATGTTCGatagataaaaaatgtgtttgcAAAGAAAATTATGTTTCAATTAATGAAACAACATGTGAACCAATAAAATACCATTTTTGTCCGGCAAAAAAACAATGCTATGCCAAATCAAATTATTGCCGTCAAAATAACGATTGTGACGATTCAGAGCGTAGATATTGTTCAGAAAACCAAACATGTATCTGTAAACCAACTTACATAGAATTGAATGAAATTTGTCAACCCATTATAGGTGGTTACTGTTCAAAAAATGAAGATTGCCTTCCAGATaatactttttgtttttttaacgtATGTCTATGCAACTATAGTTTTATAGCTCGATCCAGTGATGAATGTATACCAG TTTCATTGGGAATGCCATGTGAATCAGATGCAgactgtaaatttataaaaaacgcaAAATGTTCAAATggtaaaatatgtatatgcaTTGGAAATAGTATATCACTAGATGAATTTACATGCACTGTAGTTATCAGAGGATCATGTTTAAACGATGATCAGTGTTATATTGCACATTCGAATTgtgtaaataatatatgtcAATGCAAACCCGAATATTTATCAGCGTCTGATATCCAGTGTGTAAAAA cgTCATTGCTAGCCGATTGCTCTGTACGTTCAGATTGTAGAGATGCATTACGCATGGATTGCTCAAATGATAACAAGTGTGTCTGCAAACCAAACCATATCACATTGTTGAATCAATCTTGCGTACCGTTTTTAGGTGGATTCTGTTGGCTAGAAGATCAATGCgtcataaaaaattctgattGTATAGGTAATAGTTGTGAGTGTAAGCCAGGATATGTTAAAGTATCGATTAATTCGTGTGTGCAACCCCTGGATTATTGA